From Nitrobacter sp. NHB1, a single genomic window includes:
- a CDS encoding outer membrane protein, translating to MKKFLVTVAAVAAFAAPALAADLPPRPYTKAPPPYTPPQAVYNWTGFYIGGHLGGAFGGDSSLGGSDGRFLGGVQGGADYQFANNWVLGAEAQYSWLTNNNGGVDFPGGSVVTGNDRGLGSVTGRLGYAWGPVLLYAKGGYAFRDSRLGVTDAAGVPLAFATTGNHDNGYTVGAGLEYMFAPNWSAKVEYQYYNFGKTTFAAGSPADIVGTSFHNDDHTVKAGVNYRFGWGGPAAPHY from the coding sequence ATGAAGAAATTCCTGGTCACCGTCGCAGCGGTTGCAGCCTTCGCCGCACCGGCGCTTGCGGCTGATCTTCCGCCGCGACCCTATACCAAGGCACCCCCGCCCTATACGCCGCCGCAGGCCGTCTACAACTGGACCGGCTTCTATATCGGCGGTCATCTCGGCGGTGCGTTCGGCGGCGACAGCAGCCTGGGTGGAAGCGACGGCCGTTTCCTCGGCGGCGTGCAGGGCGGCGCCGACTATCAGTTCGCAAACAACTGGGTGCTCGGCGCCGAAGCCCAGTATAGCTGGCTCACCAACAACAACGGCGGTGTGGACTTCCCGGGCGGCAGCGTCGTGACCGGCAACGACCGCGGCCTCGGCTCGGTGACCGGCCGGCTCGGTTACGCTTGGGGGCCGGTACTTCTTTACGCTAAGGGCGGCTATGCGTTCCGGGACAGCAGGCTCGGCGTGACCGACGCCGCCGGCGTGCCGCTGGCTTTCGCAACCACCGGAAACCATGACAACGGTTACACCGTCGGTGCGGGTCTCGAATACATGTTCGCGCCGAACTGGTCCGCCAAGGTGGAATATCAATATTACAATTTCGGCAAAACGACATTCGCCGCGGGGTCGCCGGCCGATATCGTCGGAACGAGCTTCCACAACGACGATCATACCGTCAAGGCCGGCGTGAACTATCGCTTCGGCTGGGGCGGCCCGGCGGCCCCTCATTATTGA
- a CDS encoding His-rich protein BRANT, which produces MLKMISAALLVASVFVAPAMAGTTRTGHAPAVKSVALKSNALNANAKMGRHHHHPRRHVRHHRVHKHH; this is translated from the coding sequence ATGCTGAAAATGATTTCCGCCGCGCTGCTCGTGGCTTCCGTGTTTGTTGCGCCGGCGATGGCCGGCACGACCCGGACGGGTCATGCTCCGGCGGTCAAGTCGGTGGCCCTCAAGTCGAACGCGCTGAACGCCAACGCCAAGATGGGACGCCATCATCATCATCCTCGCCGGCACGTCCGTCATCATCGCGTCCACAAGCATCACTGA
- a CDS encoding NAD kinase, producing the protein MTSPQPYDRIAFVAGTSPEAQQALRELVKTFGNHDPADADVLVALGGDGLMLQTLHRNMRSGKPIYGMHRGTVGFLMNEYSRHDLHARLAAATDTVIHPLLMRATDIHGAAHIHHAINEVSLFRQSHQAARLRILIDERERMAELIADGVMVATPAGSTAYNLSAQGPILPINAALLALTPISPFRPRRWHGALLPNTAVVTIEVLEDEKRPVAAVADHDEARNVRRVEVLSDKTISMRMLFDPGHSLEERILSEQFGH; encoded by the coding sequence ATGACCTCACCCCAACCGTATGACCGCATAGCCTTTGTCGCGGGCACAAGCCCCGAAGCGCAGCAGGCTCTGAGGGAATTGGTGAAGACCTTCGGCAATCACGATCCCGCGGACGCCGATGTGCTGGTCGCGCTCGGCGGCGACGGCTTGATGCTGCAAACGCTGCACCGGAACATGCGCTCGGGAAAGCCGATCTACGGGATGCACCGCGGCACCGTCGGATTCCTGATGAACGAATACAGCCGGCACGATCTGCATGCCCGCCTCGCTGCCGCGACCGACACCGTGATCCATCCGCTCCTGATGCGCGCGACCGATATCCACGGTGCGGCTCACATCCATCACGCCATCAACGAGGTGTCGCTGTTTCGCCAGAGCCACCAGGCCGCGCGGCTGCGCATCCTGATCGACGAGCGCGAACGGATGGCCGAACTCATTGCCGACGGTGTGATGGTCGCGACGCCGGCCGGCTCGACCGCCTACAATCTGTCGGCGCAGGGACCGATCCTGCCGATCAACGCGGCGCTGCTGGCGCTGACGCCGATCAGCCCCTTCCGTCCACGGCGCTGGCACGGCGCGCTGTTGCCGAACACCGCCGTCGTGACGATCGAGGTGCTTGAAGACGAAAAGCGCCCCGTGGCCGCCGTCGCCGACCACGACGAAGCCCGCAACGTCCGCCGCGTCGAGGTGCTGTCCGACAAGACGATTTCGATGCGGATGCTGTTCGACCCCGGCCACAGCCTGGAGGAGCGGATCCTGAGCGAGCAGTTCGGGCACTGA
- a CDS encoding response regulator yields the protein MYGIDFNKLRFLVCDDNAHMRRILRTLLHSFGAREVYEAEDGATALEMYTHYVPDIVITDWAMPIFDGIELAQMIRQPDSKGNPFAPIIMLTGHSEKRRVTVARDAGVTEFLAKPISAKGLYQRILNVVVSPRPFIKTKNYFGPDRRRNTSTAYVGPERRGGKEPDVIPQPSLLDKARAPG from the coding sequence ATGTACGGCATCGACTTCAACAAGCTGCGGTTTCTCGTCTGCGACGACAATGCGCACATGCGCCGCATTCTGCGCACCCTGCTGCATTCGTTCGGCGCGCGCGAAGTCTACGAGGCCGAGGACGGTGCCACCGCCCTCGAAATGTATACTCATTACGTTCCCGATATCGTCATCACCGACTGGGCGATGCCGATCTTCGACGGCATCGAGCTTGCGCAGATGATCCGGCAGCCGGACTCGAAAGGAAATCCGTTCGCCCCGATCATCATGCTGACCGGACACTCGGAGAAGCGCCGCGTTACCGTTGCGCGCGATGCCGGCGTCACCGAATTCCTGGCGAAACCGATTTCGGCCAAGGGACTCTATCAGCGCATCCTGAACGTCGTGGTCTCGCCGCGTCCCTTCATCAAGACCAAGAACTATTTCGGTCCGGACCGCCGGCGCAACACCAGCACCGCCTATGTCGGCCCGGAGCGCCGCGGCGGCAAGGAGCCCGATGTCATTCCGCAGCCGTCGCTGCTGGATAAGGCCCGGGCCCCAGGCTAA
- a CDS encoding Hpt domain-containing protein, whose product MQKNESPAPKVEAFADHHVITPPNRLRKVMRLVDEKNFEDPVARAEKALAGLSDEFAKWMAIECDRLAAAHATILKDGFAPAAHDELFRAAHDIKGGAATFGYPGAGAGAESLCRIIEHAPALDRVPAALIAYHINAIQAIVREHTSPGTKAMAKEINRKLRLVADEYLAAVNRDRPEHLEAILAPSIAPVE is encoded by the coding sequence ATGCAGAAGAACGAATCTCCCGCGCCGAAGGTCGAGGCATTCGCCGACCATCACGTCATCACCCCGCCCAATCGGCTCCGCAAGGTAATGCGGCTTGTCGACGAGAAGAATTTCGAGGATCCGGTCGCGCGCGCCGAGAAAGCGCTCGCCGGACTCTCCGACGAATTCGCCAAATGGATGGCGATCGAGTGCGACCGGCTTGCCGCCGCCCACGCTACCATTCTCAAGGACGGATTCGCCCCGGCCGCGCACGACGAACTGTTTCGTGCCGCGCATGACATCAAGGGCGGCGCCGCAACCTTCGGTTATCCCGGCGCCGGCGCCGGCGCCGAAAGCCTCTGCCGCATCATCGAACACGCGCCGGCTCTCGACCGCGTGCCTGCGGCACTGATCGCCTATCACATCAACGCAATCCAGGCGATCGTGCGCGAGCATACGAGTCCGGGCACCAAGGCCATGGCGAAGGAAATCAATCGCAAACTGCGTCTCGTTGCCGACGAATATCTCGCTGCCGTCAACCGTGACCGCCCCGAGCACCTCGAAGCCATCCTCGCGCCAAGCATCGCGCCGGTGGAATAG
- a CDS encoding DUF2336 domain-containing protein, with protein sequence MIVRQFISWVRTAPAGERAGATRALARAWLISDLSDDDRAAAEGALLMQLDDPSPLVRQAMAEVFARSATAPAAIVQALSVDQPSVAVLVLEHSPLLIDADLVDIVATGSCEVQCAVARRARVPVSVCAAIAEVGSAAAALELIENPGADLAPLSWDRIVERHGHLAAIRESMLALDDLPAAIRLALIGKLSDTLAQFVVARNWLGADRASRAASDARDRSIVNIAARARDDDMRGLVAHLRATGQLTAGLILRALLSGNHDLFDHALVELSGLPLSRVVALVHDRGGASLSALLTRAGLPESTFPAFRAALQARDEIGFVGTVGGATRLRRRMVERVLTMCETAPNEVSEPLLILLRRFATESAREEARVFCDELVAEAAAEPAYDEVDEVPVCEPEFCEQPQFCEPHSFEPQFDEPEPPAVEPYEAEPYAIEPYEIESCESERREPRFDEPVFHEPLRRAPRFYEPAPYEPRRREPLLSDLLAAA encoded by the coding sequence ATGATCGTTCGGCAGTTCATCAGTTGGGTACGGACCGCTCCCGCGGGCGAGCGGGCGGGAGCGACACGAGCGCTGGCCCGCGCCTGGCTCATCTCCGATCTGTCCGATGACGATCGCGCGGCCGCCGAAGGCGCTCTCCTGATGCAGCTCGATGACCCGTCGCCGCTGGTTCGCCAGGCGATGGCGGAAGTCTTTGCGCGCAGCGCGACCGCGCCAGCGGCGATCGTCCAGGCGCTGTCGGTCGATCAGCCTTCGGTTGCTGTATTGGTTCTCGAACATTCGCCGCTGCTGATCGATGCGGACCTCGTCGACATCGTCGCGACCGGTAGCTGCGAGGTGCAGTGCGCCGTCGCGCGCCGCGCCCGTGTTCCGGTATCGGTCTGCGCGGCCATCGCCGAGGTCGGCTCGGCGGCGGCGGCCCTCGAACTCATCGAAAATCCGGGCGCCGATCTCGCGCCGCTGTCCTGGGACCGGATCGTCGAGCGGCACGGCCATCTCGCGGCGATTCGGGAATCGATGCTGGCGCTCGATGATTTGCCCGCGGCCATACGGCTTGCACTCATCGGAAAACTGTCCGACACGCTGGCGCAGTTCGTCGTCGCGCGGAACTGGCTCGGTGCCGATCGCGCCAGCCGCGCGGCCAGCGACGCCCGCGATCGCTCCATCGTCAATATCGCGGCGCGTGCGCGAGACGACGATATGCGCGGTCTGGTCGCGCACCTGCGTGCCACCGGGCAGCTCACCGCCGGATTGATCCTGCGCGCGCTGCTGTCGGGCAATCACGACCTGTTCGACCATGCGCTGGTGGAACTGTCGGGCCTGCCCTTGAGCCGCGTCGTCGCGCTGGTTCATGATCGCGGCGGCGCGAGCCTATCCGCGCTGCTGACGCGGGCGGGGCTGCCGGAATCCACGTTCCCTGCGTTTCGCGCCGCGCTGCAAGCGCGCGACGAAATCGGCTTTGTCGGAACGGTCGGCGGCGCGACGCGGCTGCGTCGCCGCATGGTCGAACGGGTCCTGACGATGTGCGAAACGGCGCCCAATGAGGTTTCGGAGCCTCTGCTGATCCTGCTGCGGCGCTTTGCGACGGAATCGGCGCGCGAGGAAGCGCGCGTGTTCTGCGACGAACTGGTAGCCGAAGCGGCCGCCGAGCCGGCGTATGACGAAGTTGACGAAGTGCCGGTTTGCGAGCCCGAGTTTTGTGAGCAGCCACAGTTCTGCGAGCCTCACTCATTCGAGCCTCAGTTCGATGAACCCGAGCCTCCCGCAGTCGAACCTTACGAGGCCGAGCCTTACGCAATCGAGCCTTACGAAATCGAGTCTTGTGAATCTGAGCGCCGCGAACCAAGGTTTGACGAGCCCGTATTTCACGAACCCCTGCGCCGCGCACCGAGGTTCTACGAACCTGCGCCTTATGAACCACGGCGCCGCGAGCCGCTGCTCAGCGATCTGCTTGCGGCAGCGTAG
- a CDS encoding transglycosylase SLT domain-containing protein: protein MTVDAANAASGLTGIFSGIATAIRKAADATGASFEYLLATAKMESNFNPQAAAGTSSAKGLFQFIEQTWLGMVKEAGPVLGYNGYADAITKSPSGSYSVSDPATRAAILKLRDDPTVASAMAGVLTQSNSFKLTGLIGRRPTDSELYMAHFMGVGGAAKLIANAQDNPQASGARLFPNAAAANRPIFYDRDGRARSVSEVYADLDRRYAVAASSPATRSAMASLGVSAPVAMASAAFPTPPDNAAYLSRLPDVRGVTPLASATMDSAAPSQPVFRSLFQVGERTQPVSPAVQELWGTRSVAAGSDAQTSSNSGPRQPFDLFSDRNGTYSG, encoded by the coding sequence ATGACCGTCGATGCCGCCAATGCCGCTTCCGGACTGACCGGCATTTTCAGCGGAATAGCGACTGCCATTCGGAAGGCGGCAGACGCAACGGGCGCGAGCTTCGAATACCTGCTCGCGACCGCCAAGATGGAATCCAATTTCAATCCTCAAGCCGCCGCGGGCACGTCGTCCGCCAAGGGCCTCTTCCAGTTCATCGAGCAGACCTGGCTCGGCATGGTAAAAGAGGCTGGTCCTGTGCTGGGCTATAACGGCTACGCCGACGCCATCACCAAATCCCCGTCGGGTAGCTATTCCGTCAGCGACCCCGCGACCCGCGCCGCCATTCTCAAGCTGCGCGACGATCCGACCGTCGCGTCCGCCATGGCCGGCGTGCTGACGCAATCCAACAGCTTCAAGCTGACCGGTCTGATCGGCCGCCGTCCGACCGACAGCGAACTCTACATGGCGCATTTCATGGGCGTCGGCGGCGCGGCAAAGCTGATCGCGAACGCGCAGGATAATCCGCAAGCATCCGGCGCGCGGCTGTTTCCGAACGCCGCCGCCGCCAACCGTCCGATCTTCTATGATCGCGACGGCCGCGCGCGCAGCGTGTCGGAAGTCTACGCCGACCTGGACCGGCGCTATGCGGTCGCTGCCAGCTCGCCGGCGACGCGCAGCGCGATGGCATCGCTCGGCGTGAGCGCTCCGGTTGCGATGGCGTCTGCGGCGTTCCCAACGCCGCCTGATAACGCGGCTTACCTGTCGCGTCTGCCCGATGTGCGTGGCGTCACGCCGCTCGCATCCGCGACGATGGATTCCGCCGCGCCGAGCCAGCCGGTGTTCCGTTCGCTGTTTCAGGTCGGCGAGCGCACGCAGCCGGTGTCTCCGGCAGTTCAGGAACTGTGGGGCACGCGATCCGTCGCGGCGGGCTCGGACGCGCAAACCTCATCCAATTCCGGTCCGCGTCAGCCATTCGATCTGTTCAGCGACCGCAACGGCACCTACAGCGGGTAG
- the hisI gene encoding phosphoribosyl-AMP cyclohydrolase, translating to MSRPTSSSEAGIEEELLFRPRFDASGLVTCVATDAKTGDVLMVAHMNEEALRRTVETGDAWYYSRSRKALWRKGESSGQVQRVVEMRTDCDQDAVWIKVEQRGAACHTGRRSCFYRAVTRGEGGEARVAFVDADRLFDPADVYHKKS from the coding sequence GTGTCTCGACCGACATCTTCATCCGAAGCCGGAATCGAGGAGGAACTGCTGTTCCGGCCTCGCTTCGACGCGTCGGGACTCGTCACATGCGTCGCGACCGATGCCAAAACCGGCGACGTGCTGATGGTCGCGCACATGAACGAGGAAGCATTGCGGCGGACCGTTGAGACCGGCGACGCCTGGTATTACAGCCGTTCGCGCAAGGCGCTATGGCGGAAAGGCGAGAGTTCCGGTCAGGTCCAGCGGGTGGTCGAGATGCGGACCGACTGCGACCAGGATGCGGTCTGGATCAAGGTCGAGCAGCGCGGCGCCGCCTGCCATACCGGACGGCGCTCATGTTTTTATCGGGCTGTGACCAGAGGCGAGGGCGGCGAAGCGCGCGTGGCGTTTGTCGACGCCGACAGGCTGTTCGATCCGGCCGACGTCTATCACAAGAAGTCCTGA
- the folE gene encoding GTP cyclohydrolase I FolE, protein MDALIKPLRGSKPSEVKSNNAKAAGFSPTELDPSEFLAAAVQPDRSRPSRHEAEHAVRTLLSYIGENPNREGLLDTPRRVIEAYDEIYQGYHQCPAEVLNRTFGETAGYDDFVLVRDIAFTSQCEHHMMPFYGKAHIAYTPVERVVGLSKLARLTDIFARRLQTQEHMTAQIAAAVDEVLKPRGVAVMIEAEHTCMSVRGVAKHGAMTLTSRFTGVFRDNPAEQARFLSMVRGA, encoded by the coding sequence ATGGACGCATTGATCAAGCCGCTGCGCGGCAGCAAACCTTCTGAAGTCAAATCCAATAACGCCAAAGCTGCTGGATTCTCTCCCACTGAGCTGGATCCGTCGGAATTTCTGGCTGCAGCCGTTCAGCCGGACCGGTCGCGTCCGTCGCGGCACGAGGCCGAACACGCGGTCAGGACGCTGTTGTCCTATATCGGCGAAAATCCGAACCGCGAGGGGCTGCTCGATACCCCGCGCCGGGTGATCGAGGCCTATGACGAGATCTATCAGGGCTACCATCAGTGCCCGGCCGAGGTGCTGAACCGGACCTTTGGCGAAACCGCAGGCTATGACGATTTCGTGCTGGTCCGCGACATCGCGTTCACCTCGCAGTGCGAACACCACATGATGCCGTTCTACGGCAAGGCGCATATCGCCTATACGCCGGTCGAGCGGGTGGTCGGGCTGTCCAAACTGGCGCGCCTGACCGACATCTTCGCCCGGCGCCTCCAGACCCAGGAGCACATGACCGCGCAGATCGCCGCCGCCGTCGACGAGGTGCTCAAACCCCGCGGCGTTGCGGTGATGATCGAGGCGGAGCACACCTGCATGTCGGTGCGCGGCGTCGCCAAGCATGGCGCGATGACCCTCACCAGCCGGTTCACCGGCGTGTTCCGCGACAATCCGGCGGAGCAGGCGCGCTTCCTGTCGATGGTGCGAGGGGCCTAG
- a CDS encoding iron-sulfur cluster assembly scaffold protein has product MLNDVYNKSIIELAGNIPRLGRLPAPDASATAHSKLCGSTVKVDLTMEGPVVTDFAHDVKACALGQASSSIMARHVVGSTATELRELREIVRRMLKENGAPPQGKWADIALLEPVRDYKARHASTMLTFDAVVDAIGQIEARSDALTPTQS; this is encoded by the coding sequence ATGCTGAACGACGTTTACAACAAGAGCATCATCGAACTGGCCGGCAATATTCCCCGCCTGGGACGCCTTCCGGCGCCGGACGCGAGCGCCACTGCTCACTCGAAACTATGCGGATCCACCGTCAAGGTCGACCTCACGATGGAAGGTCCCGTTGTCACCGACTTCGCCCACGACGTGAAGGCCTGCGCGCTCGGCCAGGCCTCTTCCTCGATCATGGCGCGCCACGTGGTCGGCTCGACCGCCACCGAGTTGCGCGAACTGCGCGAGATCGTCCGCAGAATGCTGAAGGAAAACGGCGCGCCGCCGCAGGGCAAGTGGGCCGACATCGCGCTGCTCGAACCGGTGCGCGACTACAAGGCGCGGCACGCATCCACCATGCTGACGTTCGATGCGGTGGTCGATGCCATCGGTCAGATCGAGGCCAGATCGGACGCGCTGACGCCTACGCAAAGCTGA
- the yidD gene encoding membrane protein insertion efficiency factor YidD, whose product MKPTRQNSIHCADCARAALRLPRNSGRALIWIYRHTLSPLVGFNCRHLPTCSVYGDEAIERFGLWGGGWMTLARLLRCQPWGTSGIDNVPTVKPPGAAWYRPWRYGRWRGVNAP is encoded by the coding sequence ATGAAGCCGACGCGGCAAAATTCCATCCACTGTGCCGATTGTGCGAGAGCCGCCCTGCGGCTGCCCCGCAATAGCGGACGGGCGCTGATCTGGATTTATCGCCACACCCTATCGCCACTCGTTGGTTTCAACTGTCGGCACCTGCCGACCTGCTCGGTCTACGGCGATGAAGCCATCGAGCGCTTCGGACTATGGGGCGGCGGCTGGATGACGCTGGCGCGGCTGCTACGCTGCCAGCCCTGGGGGACGTCCGGCATCGATAATGTTCCAACAGTGAAACCACCCGGCGCCGCCTGGTATCGGCCATGGCGCTACGGCCGCTGGCGCGGCGTGAACGCCCCCTGA
- a CDS encoding patatin-like phospholipase family protein, translating to MLESLRGHDRNGSNGRKVGLDSVRRPVIGLALGGGAARGFAHIGILRSLIAHGIEPNVVVGTSIGAVVGGAYAAGRLDTLEEWARSLQPRNLFSYLDIRLTGSGLIGGAKLTARLEASLGQVQIEDLPVKFASVATEVRTGHEIWLTHGRLVDAMRASYALPGIFAPMLVGDRWLVDGALVNPVPVSTARALGAEIVIAANLSNDVFGHSITIFSHGTQNDTQEEVIEAPPKRGFGKFFSAERTVKRQLFGGGGRPGVMTVMTDAFNIMQDRITRARLAGDPPDLLISPRVGQIGWFDFHRANDLIAHGARAADRTIEAIVEAIEILSPKKPSADTAGADTETGGNP from the coding sequence GTGCTCGAGAGTTTGAGAGGCCACGACCGGAACGGGTCGAATGGCCGGAAGGTAGGATTGGACAGCGTCAGGCGGCCGGTGATCGGGTTGGCTCTGGGCGGCGGCGCCGCACGCGGCTTCGCGCATATTGGCATTCTCCGCTCCCTGATCGCGCACGGCATCGAGCCCAATGTCGTGGTCGGCACCTCGATCGGAGCCGTGGTCGGCGGCGCCTATGCCGCGGGTCGCCTCGACACCCTGGAGGAATGGGCGCGCAGCCTGCAGCCTCGGAATCTTTTCAGTTATCTCGATATCCGGCTGACCGGCTCCGGACTGATCGGCGGCGCCAAGCTCACGGCCCGGCTTGAGGCGTCACTCGGCCAGGTTCAGATAGAAGACCTGCCGGTCAAGTTTGCGAGCGTCGCCACCGAAGTCCGCACCGGTCACGAAATCTGGCTCACGCACGGCCGGCTGGTCGATGCGATGCGCGCGTCCTATGCGCTGCCTGGAATCTTTGCGCCGATGCTGGTGGGCGATCGCTGGCTGGTCGATGGCGCGCTGGTCAACCCGGTGCCCGTCTCCACAGCCCGCGCGCTAGGCGCCGAGATCGTGATCGCCGCCAACCTTTCCAATGACGTCTTCGGTCACAGCATCACGATCTTCTCTCATGGCACGCAGAACGATACGCAAGAGGAGGTCATCGAGGCTCCACCGAAACGTGGCTTCGGCAAGTTCTTTTCCGCCGAGCGAACGGTCAAGCGCCAACTCTTCGGCGGCGGCGGTCGCCCCGGAGTTATGACGGTCATGACCGACGCATTCAACATCATGCAGGACCGCATCACCCGTGCGCGGCTCGCCGGCGATCCGCCGGACCTTTTGATCTCGCCGCGGGTCGGCCAGATCGGCTGGTTCGATTTCCATCGCGCCAACGATCTGATCGCGCACGGCGCCCGCGCCGCGGATCGTACCATCGAAGCGATCGTCGAGGCGATCGAGATTCTCTCGCCGAAGAAGCCGTCAGCGGACACCGCCGGCGCGGATACCGAAACCGGGGGCAATCCCTGA
- a CDS encoding CBS domain-containing protein has protein sequence MTVCAILSAKGHQVVSVEPDVKLAAAVKLLSERRIGSVLVMSGTRIDGILSERDVVRALDERGAGALDEPVSAAMTRKVVSCRLSDTVSHLMEIMTSERFRHLPVVEDDRLVGLVSIGDVVKLRVQEYEAEQEALRDYIKTA, from the coding sequence ATGACAGTCTGTGCGATTCTCAGCGCCAAGGGTCACCAGGTCGTGAGCGTCGAGCCCGACGTGAAACTGGCGGCTGCGGTGAAGCTTCTATCGGAACGGCGGATCGGTTCCGTCCTCGTCATGAGCGGCACCCGCATCGACGGCATTCTGTCCGAGCGTGACGTCGTCCGTGCGCTCGACGAACGCGGCGCGGGTGCGCTCGACGAGCCGGTGAGCGCCGCCATGACCCGCAAGGTCGTCAGTTGCCGTCTGTCGGATACGGTCTCCCACCTCATGGAAATTATGACGTCGGAACGATTCAGGCATCTGCCGGTGGTGGAGGACGACAGGCTGGTCGGCCTGGTTTCGATCGGCGACGTCGTCAAGCTGCGCGTTCAGGAATACGAGGCCGAGCAGGAAGCGCTGCGCGACTACATCAAGACCGCCTGA
- a CDS encoding rhomboid family intramembrane serine protease — MDSPPDLPSDPPPEPPREPILILPGPLTAYIGLLAIVYAVWSALPLDLEYWIVEAFGFIPKRYDPSLLATAFPGGGGAKVWTFVTYSLLHANLSHIGFNVLWLLPFGSAVARRFGAFRFFLFMAVTAVAGAAAHLVTHEHDIAPMIGASASVSGTMAAAIRFAFVRGSFLSFRGADADAAAQVPALSLTRALQNPRVLAFLAIWFGVNIIFGTGSVAIGAESGSVAWQAHIGGFLAGLVLFSLFDPVPRPPRDAAKASPGGADRVP, encoded by the coding sequence TTGGACTCTCCGCCAGACCTTCCGTCAGATCCTCCGCCGGAACCTCCGCGTGAGCCGATCCTGATTCTGCCGGGGCCGTTGACCGCCTATATCGGCCTGCTTGCGATCGTTTATGCCGTATGGTCGGCGCTTCCGCTCGATCTGGAATACTGGATCGTCGAGGCGTTCGGCTTCATCCCGAAGCGGTACGATCCGAGCCTGCTGGCGACGGCGTTCCCGGGAGGAGGCGGTGCCAAGGTCTGGACTTTCGTGACCTACTCGCTGCTGCACGCCAACCTCAGCCACATCGGCTTCAACGTGCTGTGGCTGCTGCCGTTCGGCAGCGCGGTGGCGCGACGCTTCGGCGCATTCAGGTTCTTTCTTTTCATGGCGGTGACCGCCGTCGCCGGCGCGGCCGCGCATCTTGTGACCCACGAGCACGACATTGCGCCGATGATCGGCGCGTCGGCGTCGGTGTCGGGCACGATGGCGGCGGCGATCCGCTTCGCCTTCGTGCGCGGCAGCTTCCTGTCCTTCCGCGGCGCCGACGCCGACGCCGCGGCGCAGGTGCCTGCGCTGTCGCTGACGCGCGCGCTGCAAAATCCGCGCGTGCTCGCGTTTCTCGCGATCTGGTTCGGCGTCAATATCATCTTCGGGACGGGATCGGTCGCAATCGGCGCCGAGTCCGGCAGCGTCGCCTGGCAGGCCCATATCGGGGGCTTCCTGGCAGGCCTTGTGTTGTTTTCGCTGTTCGATCCGGTGCCTCGTCCGCCGCGCGATGCTGCGAAGGCGTCGCCCGGCGGCGCGGACCGGGTCCCGTAG
- a CDS encoding PAS domain-containing protein, which produces MKHPSNRAFYAYWDEKRDGERAPDRRVLEPGAVRELLGDIFVLSYDPENGYPFRVAGTRVCALLDRDLKGQNFAALFAAASRAEITDILGVVSEELLAAVAGVTATARDGSLAHLELLLLPFSNRAHTPISLTGLLAPMQHSGQPLGDFTLTSWRYMNHPPQRFVPRVLKKLAIARGFMVYEGLR; this is translated from the coding sequence ATGAAGCATCCATCGAACCGCGCGTTCTATGCCTATTGGGATGAGAAGCGCGACGGCGAGCGCGCTCCCGACCGCCGCGTGCTCGAACCGGGCGCGGTCCGCGAACTGCTCGGGGACATCTTCGTACTCTCCTACGATCCTGAGAACGGTTATCCGTTCCGGGTCGCGGGCACCCGGGTCTGCGCCCTGCTCGACCGCGATCTCAAGGGACAAAACTTTGCCGCGCTGTTTGCGGCCGCAAGCCGCGCCGAGATCACCGATATTCTCGGCGTGGTGTCCGAAGAACTGCTCGCCGCCGTCGCCGGCGTGACCGCGACCGCACGGGACGGATCGCTTGCGCACCTCGAACTGCTGCTGCTGCCCTTCAGCAATCGGGCGCATACGCCGATCAGCCTGACCGGGCTGCTGGCGCCGATGCAGCACAGCGGTCAACCGCTCGGCGACTTCACCCTCACCTCGTGGCGCTACATGAACCATCCGCCGCAGCGCTTCGTGCCGCGCGTCCTGAAGAAGCTCGCGATCGCGCGCGGCTTCATGGTCTACGAAGGGTTGCGCTGA